From the Gramella sp. Hel_I_59 genome, one window contains:
- a CDS encoding deoxyribodipyrimidine photo-lyase translates to MRTVNIFWFRRDLRLDDNAGLKAALRDDHPVLPIFIFDSEILEKLPEDDARVTFIFENLQKMRDELQENNGSSIAMYHGKPKKIFQELLESYDIKKVFTNRDYEPYAKERDKEISELLEKKQIEFCDFKDQVIFEKDEVVKGDGDPYKVYTPYKNLWMEEFKKKDLDFHYTTRYMDNLYENSRLPNLSLSDIGFKESDLKVPDYQVTPGLIKDYEGKRNFPAVEGTSRLASHLRFGTVSVRQMVRDADKEHNKTFLEELVWREFFMQILYHYPDTVTDAFKSKYDRIKWRNNKDEFEKWKKGETGYPLVDAGMRQLNESGFMHNRVRMLVGSFLCKHLLIDWRWGEAYFAEKLLDYEMSSNVGNWQWIAGSGVDATPYFRIFNPTTQIDKYDKDHEYIKEWVPEFGTDDYPEKMVDHKEARERALDTYKKAVSN, encoded by the coding sequence ATGAGAACAGTGAATATTTTCTGGTTCCGAAGGGACCTTAGATTAGATGATAATGCAGGATTAAAGGCAGCATTGCGGGATGACCATCCTGTGCTGCCTATTTTTATTTTTGATTCTGAAATTCTTGAAAAGCTTCCCGAGGACGACGCACGGGTGACTTTTATTTTCGAGAACCTACAAAAAATGCGTGATGAGCTACAGGAGAATAACGGAAGCTCTATTGCAATGTATCACGGCAAGCCTAAAAAGATATTTCAGGAGCTACTGGAATCTTATGATATCAAAAAGGTTTTCACCAATCGCGATTATGAACCTTACGCCAAAGAACGTGATAAGGAAATTTCAGAATTATTGGAAAAGAAACAGATCGAGTTCTGTGATTTTAAGGATCAGGTTATCTTCGAAAAAGATGAAGTGGTTAAAGGAGATGGCGATCCCTACAAAGTTTACACTCCTTACAAGAATCTCTGGATGGAAGAGTTCAAAAAGAAGGACCTCGACTTTCACTACACGACCAGATACATGGATAATCTCTATGAGAATAGCAGGTTGCCTAATTTAAGCTTGAGTGACATAGGTTTTAAGGAATCAGATTTGAAGGTTCCAGATTACCAGGTAACTCCGGGTTTGATCAAAGATTACGAAGGCAAACGTAATTTTCCAGCTGTAGAAGGAACTTCAAGATTAGCTTCGCATTTACGTTTTGGTACGGTAAGCGTGCGTCAAATGGTAAGGGATGCAGATAAAGAACACAATAAAACCTTTCTTGAGGAATTAGTTTGGAGAGAATTTTTCATGCAAATTCTGTATCACTATCCAGATACGGTGACCGATGCTTTTAAATCTAAGTACGACCGGATAAAGTGGCGCAATAATAAGGATGAATTTGAAAAATGGAAAAAAGGAGAAACCGGATATCCTTTGGTTGACGCCGGAATGCGACAATTAAATGAGTCGGGTTTCATGCATAACCGGGTGAGAATGTTAGTTGGCTCCTTTCTTTGTAAACATTTACTTATCGACTGGCGATGGGGTGAAGCCTATTTTGCTGAAAAACTTTTAGACTACGAAATGTCATCAAATGTTGGCAACTGGCAGTGGATCGCTGGAAGTGGTGTCGATGCAACTCCATATTTCAGGATTTTTAATCCTACCACTCAAATTGATAAGTATGATAAGGACCACGAATATATTAAGGAGTGGGTCCCGGAATTTGGAACCGATGATTATCCTGAGAAAATGGTAGATCATAAAGAAGCTCGTGAAAGAGCTCTGGACACCTATAAGAAAGCTGTTAGCAATTAG
- a CDS encoding SRPBCC family protein, with protein sequence MKIYTLKSKQKLPISVDEAWQFLSDPRNLKTITPDYMGFKILSGADRPMYPGQLIQYIVTPVAGIKTKWVTEITQVRDHEFFIDEQRFGPYALWHHKHFIKEIPGGVEMEDIVDYKLPMGFLGRLSHPILVEPKLKEIFDYRREKLIELYGEYTEPETQNQTQKHDILN encoded by the coding sequence ATGAAAATATATACCCTGAAAAGCAAACAAAAATTACCCATTTCCGTGGATGAAGCCTGGCAGTTTTTATCAGATCCCCGAAATCTTAAAACCATCACTCCAGATTATATGGGCTTTAAAATACTTTCAGGAGCAGATAGACCCATGTATCCAGGTCAGCTTATTCAATATATAGTAACACCCGTAGCAGGTATTAAAACAAAATGGGTTACAGAGATCACACAGGTCCGTGATCACGAGTTCTTTATAGATGAACAAAGATTTGGACCATATGCGCTTTGGCATCACAAACACTTTATTAAAGAAATACCAGGAGGTGTGGAAATGGAAGATATAGTAGATTATAAACTTCCCATGGGTTTTCTTGGTCGCCTGTCGCATCCAATTTTAGTAGAACCTAAACTTAAAGAGATATTTGATTACAGAAGAGAAAAACTTATTGAGTTATATGGAGAGTATACTGAACCGGAAACCCAGAACCAGACTCAAAAACACGATATTTTAAACTAA
- a CDS encoding septum formation inhibitor Maf, translating into MKRYLTLFAISMLIISCADRESYGNEFRLTEDFKDYWYSGNAEITTYDLEQSRYGELRKGTATLIYVTEDFSATEQVKLSDESFNKVSVLKLNSTKNFNTGIYPYSIMQSSFFPLNGNEHALKISASVQEWCGQVYMQLNNREDFDITSHSYFAGEADQYLKLNPIHLENEIWNLLRIDLDRVPVGSFKMLPSLEFLRLNHLPVKALNAEGQFLTNEQHHIYQLYYPELNRALKIYLNKSTPFTIEKWEESAPAGKSSKTGILTTIATKKARLRTDYWNKNSNKDLHLREKLELD; encoded by the coding sequence ATGAAACGATACCTTACACTTTTCGCGATTTCAATGCTTATCATTTCCTGTGCAGACAGGGAATCCTACGGAAACGAATTCAGATTAACTGAAGATTTTAAGGATTACTGGTATTCCGGAAATGCAGAAATTACTACTTACGATCTCGAACAATCCCGGTATGGTGAACTAAGAAAAGGCACCGCCACTCTTATTTATGTAACTGAAGACTTTTCGGCAACAGAACAGGTGAAATTAAGCGATGAATCTTTCAACAAAGTTTCTGTTCTCAAACTGAACAGCACCAAAAATTTCAATACAGGCATCTATCCTTACAGTATTATGCAGAGCAGCTTCTTTCCTCTCAACGGAAATGAACATGCGCTAAAAATTTCAGCTTCAGTACAGGAATGGTGCGGTCAGGTTTATATGCAATTAAATAACCGGGAAGATTTTGATATAACCAGTCACTCCTATTTCGCCGGAGAAGCAGATCAATATTTGAAATTGAATCCCATTCATCTGGAAAACGAGATATGGAATTTGCTGAGAATTGATCTTGATCGTGTTCCGGTAGGATCGTTTAAAATGCTGCCTTCATTGGAATTTTTAAGACTGAATCATCTACCTGTAAAAGCATTAAATGCAGAAGGACAATTTCTTACCAACGAGCAGCATCATATCTACCAGTTATACTATCCGGAATTAAACCGAGCCTTAAAGATTTACTTGAATAAGTCAACGCCTTTTACAATCGAAAAGTGGGAAGAATCAGCTCCGGCAGGTAAGAGTTCCAAGACAGGAATTTTAACGACCATTGCTACTAAAAAAGCACGATTAAGAACCGATTACTGGAATAAAAATTCGAATAAAGATTTACATTTGCGTGAGAAATTAGAACTAGATTAA
- a CDS encoding Maf family nucleotide pyrophosphatase, whose amino-acid sequence MIQNLIKDYEIILASGSPRRQKFFADLLIPVTIDVRSVDEIYPEDLEGKEITDFLSKLKAEAFEDLQANQILITSDTIVYCDAKALGKPRDHDHAVEMINMLSGKEHEVITSVCFTYRNKQEILNYTTKVTFGDLTQKEIEFYVTNYKPFDKAGGYAIQEWIGLIGIETISGSYFNVVGLPTNLVYKTLKRILKEENS is encoded by the coding sequence ATGATCCAGAATTTGATAAAAGACTACGAAATCATTCTTGCTTCAGGCTCTCCCAGAAGACAAAAATTTTTCGCAGATCTCCTAATCCCGGTAACCATAGATGTGCGCTCTGTAGACGAGATCTATCCTGAAGATCTTGAAGGCAAAGAAATCACAGATTTTCTTTCAAAATTAAAAGCGGAAGCATTTGAGGATCTACAAGCAAACCAGATATTGATTACGAGTGATACCATTGTGTATTGTGATGCTAAGGCACTTGGAAAACCAAGAGATCACGATCATGCCGTGGAAATGATCAATATGCTTTCAGGCAAAGAACATGAAGTCATCACTTCGGTATGTTTTACTTACAGAAATAAGCAAGAAATTTTAAATTACACCACCAAAGTAACATTTGGAGATCTTACCCAAAAAGAGATCGAGTTCTACGTAACGAATTATAAACCTTTCGATAAAGCTGGTGGTTACGCAATACAGGAATGGATAGGACTAATTGGGATAGAAACTATTAGCGGAAGCTACTTTAATGTGGTTGGTCTACCTACGAATCTGGTCTATAAAACCCTGAAACGCATACTTAAAGAGGAAAATTCGTAA
- a CDS encoding Gfo/Idh/MocA family oxidoreductase, with translation MSQKIKWGILGLGKIAGKFCDGLQHAYNAELYAVASRDLNKAEEFAAEFEAEKSYDSYEGLLKDEQVQVVYIATPHAFHHELAIKCIEHGKAVLCEKPFALNYKQAGEMISLAREKNVFIMEALWTAFLPHFRDLETKFKNMEYGKLKSLKADFGFPAEFDETKRLFNKSLGGGSLLDIGIYPVFLAYRLLGMPNRITAEAQLAETGVDESCDIKFHYDQNIEVELTSTFKEKTPTEAILEFEESKVIMNSRFHEPTSITTHKDGKHEVRDYGVENNGYTYEAEHVGEMLLNNKTESDIWSTENTLELMQLLDSIRKEIKLEY, from the coding sequence ATGAGTCAAAAAATAAAATGGGGAATTCTGGGTCTTGGAAAGATCGCTGGAAAGTTCTGTGATGGATTACAACATGCCTATAATGCTGAACTTTATGCAGTAGCAAGTCGTGATCTTAATAAAGCTGAAGAATTCGCTGCAGAGTTCGAAGCTGAGAAATCTTATGATAGTTATGAAGGGCTGTTAAAAGATGAACAGGTACAGGTAGTTTATATCGCCACACCACATGCCTTCCATCATGAACTCGCCATCAAATGTATCGAGCATGGCAAAGCTGTACTTTGTGAAAAACCATTTGCCTTAAATTATAAGCAGGCTGGCGAAATGATAAGCCTGGCCAGGGAAAAGAATGTCTTTATTATGGAAGCACTCTGGACCGCGTTTCTACCTCACTTTCGTGACCTGGAAACCAAGTTTAAAAATATGGAATATGGAAAGCTAAAATCTTTAAAAGCAGACTTCGGGTTTCCTGCAGAATTTGACGAAACTAAAAGACTGTTTAATAAATCCCTTGGAGGCGGTAGTCTTCTTGATATTGGAATTTATCCAGTGTTTCTCGCCTATCGTTTACTCGGTATGCCTAATAGAATTACCGCGGAAGCTCAATTAGCAGAAACCGGAGTTGACGAATCCTGCGATATCAAATTTCATTATGACCAGAATATTGAGGTAGAACTCACTTCAACTTTTAAGGAAAAAACTCCTACTGAAGCTATCCTGGAATTTGAAGAATCTAAAGTGATCATGAATTCAAGGTTCCATGAACCAACTTCGATCACTACGCATAAAGATGGTAAGCATGAAGTGCGTGATTACGGAGTAGAAAATAATGGCTACACATACGAAGCGGAGCATGTAGGAGAAATGCTTCTGAATAATAAAACCGAAAGTGATATCTGGTCTACAGAAAACACCCTGGAATTAATGCAATTGTTGGATTCCATCAGGAAAGAGATTAAATTAGAATATTAA
- a CDS encoding PIG-L family deacetylase, producing the protein MRKILFTLFLLGFTFSNAQTPEKWSSSDIYSEIQKLNFLGSVLYVAAHPDDENTRLISHFSNEVNARTAYLSLTRGDGGQNLVGPELREQLGMIRTQELLAARKIDGGEQFFTRANDFGYSKTPSETLEIWNKNEVLSDVVWIIRKFRPDVIINRFDHRTPGSTHGHHTSSAMLSVEAFEMAGDANKYQDQLELVETYDPKRLFFNTSPWFYGGSEAFEEADKTRFLTFDTGTFFPIKGLSNPEIASLSRSQHKSQGFGSTGSRGKQMEYIELIKGEMPTDDSNIFDGIDTSWNRIQGGKEIGAILNKVQDDFNFEDPSKSLPELLKAYQLIQNLQDEHWQEIKTRQIKDIIYASSGLYLEAIADRASVTPSEEVNIKLEAINRSSAQVKLNSVELVPNNTKIEPAESLNNNSSWNENLEFRLPENADFTNPYWLKSAGSIGMYQVNDQNLRGLPQTPLQNKAIFNLEINGEPITFEKPILYKFNDPVSGETYENFKVIPKAELNLHEDILVFNSSESKTAEITIQANQADLSGTLKLNSEKDWSFTPTEFKVNIAPKGGAQTFKFSIFPPEGQSEITLNPVLETENNNYDQNVISIDYDYIPGQNLIQKAKLELVKLDIKKKGELVGYIAGAGDVVPEAIRQMGYKVDMLDPSTINANSLKKYDAVVLGIRSFNIIEDLKFQKQELFKYVEEGGNLILQYNTNRGLVTDQIAPFNLQLSRDRVTNENAKVGFNLPEHELLNSPNKLESSDFENWVQERGLYFADSWSQEFEAPLYMNDPNEEPSSGSLLVAEYGEGYYIYTGLSFFRQFPEAVPGAYRLFANMISIGK; encoded by the coding sequence ATGCGGAAAATACTTTTTACCCTATTCTTATTAGGCTTTACTTTCTCCAATGCACAGACTCCTGAAAAATGGAGTTCTTCAGATATATATTCAGAAATTCAGAAACTAAACTTTTTAGGTTCTGTTCTCTATGTGGCAGCACATCCAGATGATGAAAACACCAGGTTGATCTCTCATTTTTCAAATGAAGTGAACGCCAGAACTGCTTACCTTTCCTTAACCCGAGGAGATGGTGGTCAAAATCTTGTTGGACCAGAATTGAGAGAGCAGCTGGGGATGATTAGAACTCAGGAATTACTGGCTGCCAGAAAAATCGATGGCGGAGAGCAATTTTTTACCCGCGCGAATGATTTTGGTTACTCCAAAACTCCGTCTGAAACACTGGAAATCTGGAACAAAAATGAGGTGCTTAGTGATGTTGTCTGGATCATTCGAAAATTCAGGCCAGATGTGATCATTAACAGGTTTGATCATCGTACACCGGGAAGTACTCACGGACACCACACTTCTTCTGCCATGCTGAGCGTGGAAGCTTTTGAAATGGCCGGTGATGCAAACAAATATCAGGATCAACTAGAATTGGTTGAAACCTATGACCCCAAGAGACTTTTCTTTAATACCTCTCCATGGTTCTATGGAGGTAGTGAAGCATTTGAAGAAGCTGATAAAACGAGATTCCTGACCTTTGATACCGGAACGTTTTTTCCCATAAAAGGACTTTCCAATCCTGAGATCGCGAGTCTTAGTAGAAGTCAGCATAAATCACAGGGTTTTGGAAGTACCGGAAGTCGTGGCAAGCAAATGGAATATATCGAACTTATCAAAGGTGAAATGCCGACCGATGATTCTAATATTTTCGACGGAATTGATACCAGCTGGAATAGAATTCAGGGAGGGAAAGAAATTGGTGCTATTTTAAACAAGGTTCAGGATGACTTCAATTTTGAAGATCCCTCTAAAAGTCTACCAGAACTTCTTAAAGCTTACCAACTCATTCAGAATCTTCAGGATGAACACTGGCAAGAGATAAAAACCCGGCAGATCAAGGATATCATTTATGCCAGTTCCGGGCTTTATCTTGAAGCCATTGCAGACCGAGCTTCCGTAACACCTTCAGAAGAAGTTAATATAAAACTGGAAGCGATCAATAGAAGTTCTGCTCAGGTTAAATTAAATTCCGTAGAGCTTGTTCCGAATAATACGAAAATAGAACCAGCAGAAAGTTTGAATAATAATTCATCCTGGAACGAGAACCTGGAATTCCGACTTCCGGAAAATGCAGATTTCACCAATCCATACTGGTTAAAATCTGCAGGTTCCATTGGGATGTATCAAGTAAATGATCAAAATCTTAGAGGTTTACCTCAAACACCACTTCAGAATAAAGCAATATTCAATCTTGAAATTAATGGCGAGCCTATAACTTTTGAGAAACCGATCCTTTACAAATTCAACGACCCGGTTTCCGGAGAAACTTATGAAAATTTCAAGGTGATTCCGAAGGCTGAACTTAATTTACACGAAGATATTCTTGTCTTTAATTCCTCGGAATCTAAAACTGCGGAGATCACCATTCAAGCCAACCAGGCTGATCTATCGGGAACTTTAAAATTAAATTCTGAAAAAGATTGGAGCTTTACACCAACTGAATTTAAAGTAAACATTGCACCAAAAGGTGGTGCTCAAACATTTAAATTTTCAATTTTTCCTCCTGAAGGTCAAAGTGAAATAACTTTAAATCCAGTCCTGGAGACCGAGAATAACAATTATGATCAAAATGTTATTTCCATTGATTACGATTATATTCCCGGGCAGAACCTCATTCAAAAGGCGAAGCTGGAACTGGTTAAATTAGATATCAAGAAAAAGGGTGAACTTGTAGGATACATTGCTGGTGCTGGTGATGTCGTGCCGGAAGCGATACGCCAGATGGGTTACAAAGTAGACATGCTCGATCCTTCAACAATTAATGCGAACTCATTAAAAAAATATGACGCCGTGGTTCTTGGAATTAGATCCTTCAATATTATTGAGGATCTGAAATTTCAGAAACAAGAACTATTTAAATACGTAGAAGAAGGCGGGAATCTTATTTTGCAGTACAATACCAATCGCGGATTGGTTACAGACCAGATCGCTCCATTCAACCTGCAGCTTTCTCGGGATAGAGTGACCAATGAAAATGCGAAAGTCGGTTTCAACCTGCCTGAGCACGAGCTCTTAAATTCCCCGAATAAACTGGAAAGTTCAGATTTTGAGAATTGGGTGCAGGAAAGAGGTTTATACTTCGCCGATTCCTGGTCACAAGAATTTGAAGCTCCTTTGTATATGAATGATCCAAATGAAGAGCCATCTTCAGGAAGTTTATTGGTCGCTGAATATGGTGAAGGATATTATATATATACCGGACTCAGTTTTTTCAGACAATTTCCTGAGGCAGTCCCAGGAGCATATCGACTTTTTGCTAATATGATCTCTATAGGAAAATAA
- a CDS encoding mechanosensitive ion channel domain-containing protein, with protein sequence MKELLLTYRDELLYSLAVLFILLLIQFLLRTAANKVGRRSEINITRTRLMFKYINILIILIAAFLLALAWGVGLTDLSLIFSSVFAVIGVALFAIWSILSNVTSGIILFFSFPYKIGDTIKIHDKDLDIEAEIEDIKAFHLHLRTREGELVTYPNNLILQKAVTLKHRVDGKDEGKDAL encoded by the coding sequence ATGAAGGAATTACTTCTCACCTACCGCGACGAATTGCTGTATTCTCTTGCAGTACTTTTTATTTTACTCCTCATACAGTTTTTACTAAGAACGGCCGCAAACAAGGTAGGTCGTAGAAGTGAGATTAACATCACCCGCACCAGGTTGATGTTTAAATACATCAATATTCTTATCATTCTTATTGCGGCATTTCTGTTGGCACTAGCCTGGGGTGTTGGATTAACAGATCTATCATTGATCTTCTCATCTGTATTCGCGGTAATTGGAGTCGCATTGTTCGCCATTTGGTCTATCTTAAGCAATGTGACCAGCGGAATCATTTTATTCTTTTCCTTTCCATATAAAATAGGTGATACTATAAAGATCCACGATAAGGATCTTGATATTGAGGCAGAGATCGAGGATATTAAGGCTTTCCATCTTCATCTTCGAACACGAGAAGGAGAACTTGTCACGTATCCTAACAATCTTATTCTTCAAAAAGCGGTTACTTTAAAACACCGGGTAGATGGTAAAGACGAAGGAAAAGACGCTCTCTAG
- a CDS encoding sodium:solute symporter, giving the protein MELIDWIILIGTIAFIVWYGVYQSRGSSNVEDYVGGGKDARWWTIGLSVMATQASAITFLSTPGQAYHDGMGFVQFYFGLPIAIVIICIVFIPIYHRLKVYTAYEYLESRFDQKTRTLTAILFLIQRGLAAGITIFAPAIVLSAVLGWNLTYLTIAIGVLVIIYTVSGGTKAVSVTHKQQMAVILTGMFVAFFIILSYLPEEVTFTKALEIAGTSGKMDILDFGFDFNNRYTIWSGIIGGTFLMLSYFGTDQSQVQRYLSGGSVRESQLGMIFNGLLKVPLQFFILLVGVMVFVFYQFNPAPLNFNPAATETVLNSDYAEQYKDLMLEHDDVQEKKKELGLEYASITSLDETETANFREQYSALEKEQFAIREEAKTFIDASDVKAESNDKDYVFIHFILNNLPRGFIGLLLAVILSAAMSSTASELNALASTTVIDLYRRNHKENKSDEHYLAASKWFTLMWGAIAILFASLADLFDNLIQLVNIIGSIFYGNVLGIFLLAFFIKYVRSNAVFIAAIITQIIVIIVFKMDIMPYLWLNVLGCVLVMSIALLIQLFRNDKPQVSTT; this is encoded by the coding sequence ATGGAATTAATAGACTGGATCATTCTAATTGGTACGATCGCGTTTATCGTATGGTATGGAGTTTACCAGTCTCGCGGAAGTTCGAATGTTGAAGATTATGTTGGAGGTGGTAAAGACGCCAGGTGGTGGACCATCGGCTTATCTGTTATGGCAACCCAGGCAAGTGCAATTACCTTTTTATCAACTCCGGGACAGGCTTATCATGACGGAATGGGATTTGTCCAGTTCTATTTTGGCCTGCCCATTGCGATCGTTATTATTTGTATTGTATTTATCCCTATTTACCACAGGCTTAAAGTATATACAGCTTATGAGTATCTGGAGTCACGTTTTGATCAGAAAACAAGAACTTTAACCGCTATACTATTCTTAATTCAGCGTGGACTGGCGGCAGGGATCACCATTTTTGCCCCGGCAATCGTTCTTTCCGCCGTTCTGGGCTGGAACCTTACCTATCTTACCATCGCGATTGGAGTACTGGTAATTATTTACACGGTTTCAGGAGGAACTAAAGCGGTAAGCGTCACTCATAAACAGCAAATGGCTGTGATCCTCACTGGGATGTTCGTTGCCTTTTTTATAATTCTTAGTTATCTTCCAGAGGAAGTAACTTTCACGAAAGCTCTTGAAATTGCTGGTACCAGCGGTAAAATGGATATACTGGATTTTGGCTTCGATTTTAATAACAGGTACACGATATGGAGTGGAATCATTGGTGGGACTTTCCTTATGCTCTCCTACTTCGGAACAGATCAAAGTCAGGTACAACGATATTTATCTGGTGGATCTGTCAGGGAAAGTCAGTTGGGAATGATCTTTAACGGACTCCTGAAAGTACCGTTACAATTCTTCATTCTTTTGGTAGGAGTTATGGTTTTTGTCTTTTATCAATTCAATCCTGCTCCCTTAAATTTCAATCCCGCGGCGACCGAAACTGTTCTAAATTCAGATTATGCCGAGCAGTACAAAGATCTAATGCTGGAGCATGATGATGTTCAGGAGAAGAAAAAAGAACTCGGACTCGAATATGCCTCGATAACTTCACTCGATGAAACTGAAACTGCCAATTTTAGAGAACAATATTCAGCTCTGGAGAAAGAACAATTCGCAATTCGGGAGGAAGCAAAGACTTTTATTGATGCTTCAGATGTAAAAGCTGAAAGCAATGATAAAGATTACGTATTTATTCATTTTATTCTGAATAATCTTCCGAGGGGATTTATTGGATTGCTGCTTGCTGTGATTTTATCAGCTGCAATGTCTTCCACTGCTTCAGAATTAAATGCTCTGGCGTCAACCACCGTGATCGATCTATACCGCAGAAATCATAAAGAGAACAAAAGTGATGAGCATTACCTGGCAGCTTCCAAATGGTTTACATTAATGTGGGGAGCTATTGCGATCCTGTTTGCAAGTCTTGCTGATCTATTTGATAACCTGATTCAGTTAGTAAACATCATTGGAAGTATCTTTTATGGAAATGTTCTAGGTATTTTTCTACTGGCATTTTTTATAAAATATGTGCGAAGCAATGCCGTTTTTATAGCAGCGATTATTACACAGATCATCGTGATCATTGTATTTAAAATGGATATAATGCCCTACTTATGGCTGAATGTACTGGGTTGCGTATTGGTAATGTCCATAGCGCTACTTATTCAACTTTTTCGAAATGATAAACCTCAAGTAAGCACAACATGA
- a CDS encoding SDR family oxidoreductase: protein MKKNIVIIGGSSGIGNEISEMLKADHEVYALSRSKGDLDTDHVKHFEFDVLKDDISEVDLPEQIDGLVYCPGSIDLKPFKMMKPESFEKEMNLNFFGLVRSVHGLLPKLKKSEQASLVFFSTVAVKVGMPFHTSVAAAKGAIEGFAKSLAAEYAPNFRVNVIAPSLTDTPLAEKLLSNDDKKKKMDQRHPLKRVGQAKDIANLAGFLLTEKSSWITGQVLGVDGGLSTLNIN from the coding sequence ATGAAGAAGAATATAGTTATCATAGGAGGAAGCAGCGGAATAGGAAATGAAATTTCAGAAATGCTGAAAGCAGATCATGAGGTTTACGCTCTTTCTAGATCAAAAGGAGATTTAGATACAGATCATGTTAAGCATTTCGAATTTGATGTGCTAAAAGATGATATTTCAGAAGTAGATCTTCCGGAGCAAATCGACGGATTGGTTTATTGCCCGGGATCTATAGATCTGAAACCCTTTAAAATGATGAAACCTGAGAGTTTCGAAAAAGAGATGAATCTTAATTTCTTTGGACTTGTACGTTCGGTTCACGGATTATTACCTAAATTAAAAAAATCTGAACAGGCAAGTCTTGTTTTCTTTAGCACTGTAGCGGTAAAAGTTGGAATGCCATTTCATACCAGCGTTGCTGCTGCAAAAGGTGCTATTGAAGGTTTTGCTAAATCCTTAGCGGCGGAGTATGCACCAAATTTTAGAGTAAATGTTATTGCTCCATCGCTTACAGATACACCACTGGCAGAAAAATTACTTTCCAATGACGATAAGAAAAAGAAAATGGATCAACGTCATCCATTAAAAAGAGTTGGACAGGCGAAAGATATTGCTAACCTTGCCGGATTCTTACTTACTGAAAAAAGTTCATGGATCACCGGGCAGGTATTAGGAGTAGATGGAGGTCTCTCTACATTAAACATTAATTAA
- a CDS encoding DUF2911 domain-containing protein translates to MKRLLAFALVLCTGFSGFAQVEAPQPSPLGKMEQKVGLTDITLEYSRPAMRGRTIFGDLVPFDKVWRTGANLNTIITFSDDVKVGGKELAKGSYAIYTKPQKDQWTMMFYETTNNWGVPQEWDDSKVALTATAAVEEMPFKMETFTIVIDELKNDAANLNFLWENTVAILEIEVPTDNRTMASIDKVMNGPTAQDYFSAASYYHEAGKDMEKAYTWVKKANEMSEGKAYWMLRRQSLIEAEMGKTKDAIATAKKSLSAAEAANNADYVKMNKESIAEWEAK, encoded by the coding sequence ATGAAAAGATTATTAGCATTTGCTTTAGTGCTCTGCACTGGATTCTCGGGATTCGCACAGGTTGAAGCACCACAACCAAGTCCGCTTGGAAAAATGGAACAAAAAGTTGGGTTAACCGATATCACGCTTGAATATTCCAGGCCTGCAATGAGAGGGCGTACGATTTTTGGAGATCTGGTACCTTTTGACAAAGTTTGGAGAACTGGTGCAAATCTGAACACTATTATTACATTTTCTGATGATGTAAAAGTAGGAGGTAAGGAACTGGCTAAAGGTTCGTATGCTATCTACACTAAACCTCAAAAAGACCAATGGACAATGATGTTCTACGAAACAACGAATAACTGGGGAGTGCCTCAGGAATGGGATGATTCCAAAGTTGCCCTTACCGCTACTGCAGCGGTAGAGGAGATGCCCTTTAAAATGGAGACTTTCACCATTGTTATCGATGAACTAAAAAATGATGCTGCAAATCTTAACTTTCTATGGGAAAATACCGTAGCTATTCTGGAAATCGAAGTGCCTACAGATAACCGTACCATGGCGAGTATAGATAAGGTAATGAATGGACCAACGGCTCAGGATTATTTCTCAGCTGCCTCTTATTATCACGAAGCCGGGAAAGATATGGAGAAAGCATACACCTGGGTTAAAAAGGCCAATGAGATGAGCGAAGGTAAAGCATATTGGATGCTTAGAAGACAATCTTTAATCGAAGCGGAGATGGGTAAAACCAAGGATGCTATTGCCACTGCCAAAAAATCTCTTTCTGCTGCAGAAGCTGCAAATAATGCAGATTATGTGAAAATGAATAAAGAATCGATAGCGGAGTGGGAAGCTAAATAA